In the Sediminibacter sp. Hel_I_10 genome, one interval contains:
- a CDS encoding asparagine synthase-related protein: MKSIKTPILPTKQTFIDEVGNHNDLHLEAICVYVTTGFFMGEDTFWKGKRCALPGHRYDFEDNGSLKEKRPWFQWSYNPRDISFDQALEEYIELFAQITKDQIGDNNVILPLSGGLDSRSQAMILKNFDNSVQAYSYSFKGGYPEHKISQQIADVCGFKFTGFEISKGYLWNCIDELAKINQCYSEFTHPRQMGVLPQLKEMEGVFSLGHWGDVFFDRGVPEGTTEADVIPMLFKKMVKPDGLALAERLWAYWNLEGNFKDYFVSRLEVSLAKIEIDNLSAKVRAFKTSQWAHRWTTTNLSVFKSAHPITLPYYDDRMCQFICTVPEAYLADRRLQIAHLKQGKALSNITWHAQKPFNINTYTNNKLPYNLPYRIGSKLHRTFNGIIGNPYIQRNFELQFLGANNDAQLKHYIFDQEFLNFIPKSIVEDCYRNFNGKNYVHNAHALSMLLTMSLWCKHFYNK; encoded by the coding sequence ATGAAATCCATTAAAACACCTATTCTTCCAACTAAACAAACCTTTATAGATGAGGTCGGTAATCACAATGACCTTCATCTAGAAGCTATCTGTGTTTATGTGACTACAGGTTTTTTTATGGGGGAGGACACCTTTTGGAAGGGAAAACGTTGTGCTTTGCCTGGCCATCGCTATGATTTTGAGGATAATGGATCTTTAAAAGAAAAGAGACCTTGGTTTCAGTGGAGTTATAATCCTCGTGATATTTCATTTGATCAAGCTCTAGAAGAGTATATTGAGTTATTTGCACAAATCACGAAAGATCAAATTGGTGATAATAATGTTATTTTACCCTTATCCGGAGGGTTAGACAGCAGAAGTCAAGCCATGATTCTTAAAAATTTTGATAATTCGGTTCAAGCCTATAGTTATAGTTTTAAAGGGGGATATCCTGAACATAAAATAAGTCAGCAAATCGCAGATGTTTGCGGATTTAAGTTTACCGGATTTGAAATTTCTAAAGGATACTTATGGAACTGTATTGATGAATTAGCCAAAATAAATCAATGTTATTCAGAATTTACCCACCCTCGACAAATGGGGGTGTTGCCACAATTAAAAGAGATGGAAGGTGTTTTTTCTTTAGGCCATTGGGGTGATGTGTTTTTTGATCGCGGTGTTCCGGAGGGTACTACAGAAGCTGATGTTATCCCGATGCTTTTTAAAAAAATGGTAAAACCAGACGGTTTGGCATTAGCAGAACGGTTATGGGCGTATTGGAATCTAGAGGGTAATTTTAAAGACTATTTTGTGTCGCGATTAGAGGTTTCATTGGCAAAAATAGAAATTGATAACCTAAGCGCAAAAGTAAGAGCTTTTAAAACTTCTCAGTGGGCACATCGCTGGACAACGACCAATTTGAGTGTGTTTAAATCAGCACACCCCATTACGTTACCCTATTACGATGACCGCATGTGCCAATTTATTTGCACTGTTCCAGAGGCTTATTTGGCCGATCGCCGTTTGCAAATAGCCCATTTAAAACAAGGTAAAGCTTTGTCAAATATTACGTGGCACGCACAAAAGCCATTTAATATCAATACGTACACCAATAATAAACTGCCTTATAATTTACCTTACAGGATTGGCTCTAAATTACATCGCACGTTTAATGGCATAATTGGGAACCCTTATATACAACGTAATTTTGAGTTGCAATTTTTAGGAGCAAATAATGATGCGCAGCTTAAGCATTATATATTTGATCAAGAGTTTTTAAATTTTATACCAAAATCTATTGTAGAAGATTGTTATAGAAATTTTAATGGTAAAAACTATGTCCATAACGCACACGCTCTAAGCATGCTGCTCACGATGTCTTTGTGGTGTAAACATTTTTATAATAAGTAA